One part of the Solea solea chromosome 1, fSolSol10.1, whole genome shotgun sequence genome encodes these proteins:
- the pdk3a gene encoding pyruvate dehydrogenase (acetyl-transferring) kinase isozyme 3, mitochondrial isoform X2 — MRLFTSLLKNTNPKIEYYSRFSPSPLSIKQFLDFGTNNACEKTSYMFLRKELPVRLANTMREVNLLPDNLLSQPSVRLVQKWYMQSFVELLDYENRKPEDPLALNDFLELLIEIRNRHNDVVPTMAQGVVEYKERFGFDPFISSNIQYFLDRFYTNRISFRMLINQHTLLFGNDTNPAHPKHIGSIDPTCSVAEVVSDAYDTAKMLCEKYYLAAPELKIEEFNKKAPKRPIQVVYVPSHLFHMLFELFKNSMRATVELHEDSKEGLPPIKAKVTLGTEDLSIKISDRGGGVPLRKIDRLFNYMYSTAPTPSLEPGAVPLAGFGYGLPISRLYARYFQGDLKLYSMEGVGTDAVIYLKALSSESFERLPVFNKSAWRHYKTSPEADDWSNPSKEPRDATPSDGKRV; from the exons ATGCGGCTCTTCACGTCTCTCCTGAAGAACACAAACCCCAAAATCGAGTATTACTCCAGGTTTTCCCCGTCGCCGCTCTCCATCAAGCAGTTTTTGGATTTTG gcACGAACAATGCGTGTGAGAAAACATCCTACATGTTCCTGCGCAAGGAGCTGCCCGTGCGACTGGCAAACACCATGAGAGAAGTCAACCTGCTGCCTGATAACCTGCTCAGCCAGCCGTCTGTCAGGCTGGTTCAGAAGTG GTACATGCAGAGTTTTGTGGAGCTTCTGGATTACGAGAACCGAAAGCCAGAGGATCCTCTCGCTCTGAATGA TTTCCTGGAGCTCTTGATTGAAATCCGTAACCGTCACAATGACGTGGTCCCCACCATGGCACAGGGAGTCGTCGAGTACAAAGAGAGGTTTGGCTTCGACCCCTTCATCAGCAGCAACATCCAGTATTTCCTGGACCGCTTTTATACCAACCGCATCTCTTTCCGCATGCTCATCAACCAGCACA CTCTCCTGTTTGGAAATGACACCAACCCTGCTCATCCAAAACACATTGGCAGCATAGATCCTACCTGCAGTGTGGCTGAAGTCGTCAGTG ATGCCTATGACACAGCAAAAATGCTGTGTGAGAAGTATTACTTGGCTGCTCCTGAGCTCAAAATTGAAGAGTTCAACA AGAAGGCCCCTAAAAGGCCCATCCAGGTGGTGTATGTGCCGTCTCATCTGTTCCACATGCTCTTTGAGCTGTTTAAG AACTCGATGAGAGCCACTGTGGAGCTCCACGAGGACAGTAAAGAGGGATTACCACCCATAAAGGCAAAAGTCACTCTGGGTACAGAGGATCTTTCCATAAag atcagtgacagaggaggaggagttccCCTGAGGAAGATAGACCGTCTGTTTAACTACATGTACTCCACTGCCCCGACACCAAGCCTGGAGCCGGGAGCCGTCCCCCTG GCTGGTTTTGGCTACGGTTTACCAATTTCAAGGCTCTATGCCCGATACTTCCAAGGGGATCTGAAGCTCTACTCCATGGAGGGCGTTGGCACGGATGCTGTCATCTATCTGAAG GCCTTGTCCAGTGAGTCCTTTGAGCGCCTGCCAGTCTTCAACAAGTCAGCGTGGCGGCACTACAAGACCAGCCCCGAGGCGGACGACTGGAGTAACCCCAGCAAAGAGCCACGTGATGCCA CTCCATCTGACGGGAAAAGGGTTTAG
- the pdk3a gene encoding pyruvate dehydrogenase (acetyl-transferring) kinase isozyme 3, mitochondrial isoform X1: MRLFTSLLKNTNPKIEYYSRFSPSPLSIKQFLDFGTNNACEKTSYMFLRKELPVRLANTMREVNLLPDNLLSQPSVRLVQKWYMQSFVELLDYENRKPEDPLALNDFLELLIEIRNRHNDVVPTMAQGVVEYKERFGFDPFISSNIQYFLDRFYTNRISFRMLINQHTLLFGNDTNPAHPKHIGSIDPTCSVAEVVSDAYDTAKMLCEKYYLAAPELKIEEFNKKAPKRPIQVVYVPSHLFHMLFELFKNSMRATVELHEDSKEGLPPIKAKVTLGTEDLSIKISDRGGGVPLRKIDRLFNYMYSTAPTPSLEPGAVPLAGFGYGLPISRLYARYFQGDLKLYSMEGVGTDAVIYLKALSSESFERLPVFNKSAWRHYKTSPEADDWSNPSKEPRDASKSKYKANR, encoded by the exons ATGCGGCTCTTCACGTCTCTCCTGAAGAACACAAACCCCAAAATCGAGTATTACTCCAGGTTTTCCCCGTCGCCGCTCTCCATCAAGCAGTTTTTGGATTTTG gcACGAACAATGCGTGTGAGAAAACATCCTACATGTTCCTGCGCAAGGAGCTGCCCGTGCGACTGGCAAACACCATGAGAGAAGTCAACCTGCTGCCTGATAACCTGCTCAGCCAGCCGTCTGTCAGGCTGGTTCAGAAGTG GTACATGCAGAGTTTTGTGGAGCTTCTGGATTACGAGAACCGAAAGCCAGAGGATCCTCTCGCTCTGAATGA TTTCCTGGAGCTCTTGATTGAAATCCGTAACCGTCACAATGACGTGGTCCCCACCATGGCACAGGGAGTCGTCGAGTACAAAGAGAGGTTTGGCTTCGACCCCTTCATCAGCAGCAACATCCAGTATTTCCTGGACCGCTTTTATACCAACCGCATCTCTTTCCGCATGCTCATCAACCAGCACA CTCTCCTGTTTGGAAATGACACCAACCCTGCTCATCCAAAACACATTGGCAGCATAGATCCTACCTGCAGTGTGGCTGAAGTCGTCAGTG ATGCCTATGACACAGCAAAAATGCTGTGTGAGAAGTATTACTTGGCTGCTCCTGAGCTCAAAATTGAAGAGTTCAACA AGAAGGCCCCTAAAAGGCCCATCCAGGTGGTGTATGTGCCGTCTCATCTGTTCCACATGCTCTTTGAGCTGTTTAAG AACTCGATGAGAGCCACTGTGGAGCTCCACGAGGACAGTAAAGAGGGATTACCACCCATAAAGGCAAAAGTCACTCTGGGTACAGAGGATCTTTCCATAAag atcagtgacagaggaggaggagttccCCTGAGGAAGATAGACCGTCTGTTTAACTACATGTACTCCACTGCCCCGACACCAAGCCTGGAGCCGGGAGCCGTCCCCCTG GCTGGTTTTGGCTACGGTTTACCAATTTCAAGGCTCTATGCCCGATACTTCCAAGGGGATCTGAAGCTCTACTCCATGGAGGGCGTTGGCACGGATGCTGTCATCTATCTGAAG GCCTTGTCCAGTGAGTCCTTTGAGCGCCTGCCAGTCTTCAACAAGTCAGCGTGGCGGCACTACAAGACCAGCCCCGAGGCGGACGACTGGAGTAACCCCAGCAAAGAGCCACGTGATGCCAGCAAGTCCAAATACAAAGCCAATAGATAA
- the pcyt1ba gene encoding choline-phosphate cytidylyltransferase B isoform X2, whose product MVKQRRVRAHPCCGVVAPLRCRRGSMKTLTEPAIFARETSCDCLAPHEKLTIAQARRGTPVDRPVRVYADGIFDLFHSGHARALMQAKNLFPNTYLIVGVCSDELTHKYKGFTVMTEHERYEALRHCRYVDEVLRDAPWTLTPEFLEKHKIDFVAHDDIPYSSAGSEDVYKHIKEAGMFVPTQRTEGISTSDIITRIVRDYDVYARRNLQRGYTAKELNVSYINEKKYRLQNQVDRMKEKVRTVEEKSKHFVYRVEEKSHDLIQKWEEKSREFIGNFLELFGPDGTWVFQERSGRMLSYALSPRESPCNSPPRELSPLRSPSPPSPPTRWHSARPSPPTSPKGASASISSMSEGDEDEK is encoded by the exons ATGGTGAAACAGCGGCGCGTCAGGGCTCATCCCTGTTGTGGAGTTGTTGCGCCTCTTCGTTGCAGAAGAGGATCGATGAAG ACTCTGACAGAGCCAGCCATATTTGCCAGGGAGACGAGTTGTGACTGTCTCGCCCCACACGAGAAACTCACCATCGCTCAGGCTCGCAGAGGAACCCCAG TGGACCGGCCCGTCAGAGTCTACGCCGATGGCATCTTTGACCTGTTCCACTCCGGACATGCTCGTGCTCTCATGCAGGCCAAGAACCTCTTCCCCAACACCTACCTCATAGTAGGAG TGTGCAGTGACGAGCTGACCCACAAATACAAGGGTTTCACCGTCATGACGGAGCACGAGCGCTACGAGGCGCTGAGGCACTGTCGCTACGTGGACGAGGTTCTGCGAGACGCGCCGTGGACCCTCACACCCGAGTTCCTCGAGAAACACAAG ATCGATTTTGTGGCTCACGATGATATCCCATACTCCTCAGCAGGAAGTGAGGATGTTTATAAACACATCAAGGAGGCAG GAATGTTTGTGCCGACACAACGCACAGAGGGAATCTCCACGTCTGACATCATCACCAGAATCGTCAGAGACTACGACGTCTACGCCCGGCGGAACCTTCAGCGCGGATACACGGCCAAGGAGCTCAACGTCAGCTACATCAAC GAGAAGAAGTACCGACTCCAGAACCAGGTGGATCGCATGAAGGAGAAAGTTCGCACGGTGGAGGAGAAGAGCAAACACTTTGTGTACCGCGTGGAGGAGAAGAGCCACGACCTCATACAGAAGTGGGAGGAGAAATCCCGGGAATTCATCGGCAACTTCCTAGAACTTTTTGGGCCCGATGGAACATGG GTGTTCCAGGAGCGCAGCGGTCGAATGCTGTCCTACGCCCTGTCTCCCAGGGAGTCGCCGTGCAACAGCCCTCCCCGCGAACTGTCCCCCCTCCGCTCGCCCTCACCCCCGTCCCCCCCAACACGTTGGCACAGTGCGCGGCCTTCGCCCCCGACCTCCCCCAAAGGGGCGTCCGCGTCCATCAGCAGCATGAGTGAAGGGGACGAGGACGAGAAGTAG
- the pcyt1ba gene encoding choline-phosphate cytidylyltransferase B isoform X1: MVKQRRVRAHPCCGVVAPLRCRRGSMKTLTEPAIFARETSCDCLAPHEKLTIAQARRGTPVDRPVRVYADGIFDLFHSGHARALMQAKNLFPNTYLIVGVCSDELTHKYKGFTVMTEHERYEALRHCRYVDEVLRDAPWTLTPEFLEKHKIDFVAHDDIPYSSAGSEDVYKHIKEAGMFVPTQRTEGISTSDIITRIVRDYDVYARRNLQRGYTAKELNVSYINEKKYRLQNQVDRMKEKVRTVEEKSKHFVYRVEEKSHDLIQKWEEKSREFIGNFLELFGPDGTWKQVFQERSGRMLSYALSPRESPCNSPPRELSPLRSPSPPSPPTRWHSARPSPPTSPKGASASISSMSEGDEDEK; the protein is encoded by the exons ATGGTGAAACAGCGGCGCGTCAGGGCTCATCCCTGTTGTGGAGTTGTTGCGCCTCTTCGTTGCAGAAGAGGATCGATGAAG ACTCTGACAGAGCCAGCCATATTTGCCAGGGAGACGAGTTGTGACTGTCTCGCCCCACACGAGAAACTCACCATCGCTCAGGCTCGCAGAGGAACCCCAG TGGACCGGCCCGTCAGAGTCTACGCCGATGGCATCTTTGACCTGTTCCACTCCGGACATGCTCGTGCTCTCATGCAGGCCAAGAACCTCTTCCCCAACACCTACCTCATAGTAGGAG TGTGCAGTGACGAGCTGACCCACAAATACAAGGGTTTCACCGTCATGACGGAGCACGAGCGCTACGAGGCGCTGAGGCACTGTCGCTACGTGGACGAGGTTCTGCGAGACGCGCCGTGGACCCTCACACCCGAGTTCCTCGAGAAACACAAG ATCGATTTTGTGGCTCACGATGATATCCCATACTCCTCAGCAGGAAGTGAGGATGTTTATAAACACATCAAGGAGGCAG GAATGTTTGTGCCGACACAACGCACAGAGGGAATCTCCACGTCTGACATCATCACCAGAATCGTCAGAGACTACGACGTCTACGCCCGGCGGAACCTTCAGCGCGGATACACGGCCAAGGAGCTCAACGTCAGCTACATCAAC GAGAAGAAGTACCGACTCCAGAACCAGGTGGATCGCATGAAGGAGAAAGTTCGCACGGTGGAGGAGAAGAGCAAACACTTTGTGTACCGCGTGGAGGAGAAGAGCCACGACCTCATACAGAAGTGGGAGGAGAAATCCCGGGAATTCATCGGCAACTTCCTAGAACTTTTTGGGCCCGATGGAACATGG AAACAGGTGTTCCAGGAGCGCAGCGGTCGAATGCTGTCCTACGCCCTGTCTCCCAGGGAGTCGCCGTGCAACAGCCCTCCCCGCGAACTGTCCCCCCTCCGCTCGCCCTCACCCCCGTCCCCCCCAACACGTTGGCACAGTGCGCGGCCTTCGCCCCCGACCTCCCCCAAAGGGGCGTCCGCGTCCATCAGCAGCATGAGTGAAGGGGACGAGGACGAGAAGTAG
- the pcyt1ba gene encoding choline-phosphate cytidylyltransferase B isoform X3 → MEELEHTCPHPRTTLTEPAIFARETSCDCLAPHEKLTIAQARRGTPVDRPVRVYADGIFDLFHSGHARALMQAKNLFPNTYLIVGVCSDELTHKYKGFTVMTEHERYEALRHCRYVDEVLRDAPWTLTPEFLEKHKIDFVAHDDIPYSSAGSEDVYKHIKEAGMFVPTQRTEGISTSDIITRIVRDYDVYARRNLQRGYTAKELNVSYINEKKYRLQNQVDRMKEKVRTVEEKSKHFVYRVEEKSHDLIQKWEEKSREFIGNFLELFGPDGTWKQVFQERSGRMLSYALSPRESPCNSPPRELSPLRSPSPPSPPTRWHSARPSPPTSPKGASASISSMSEGDEDEK, encoded by the exons ATGGAGGAGCTTGAACACACCTGCCCTCATCCCCGGACG ACTCTGACAGAGCCAGCCATATTTGCCAGGGAGACGAGTTGTGACTGTCTCGCCCCACACGAGAAACTCACCATCGCTCAGGCTCGCAGAGGAACCCCAG TGGACCGGCCCGTCAGAGTCTACGCCGATGGCATCTTTGACCTGTTCCACTCCGGACATGCTCGTGCTCTCATGCAGGCCAAGAACCTCTTCCCCAACACCTACCTCATAGTAGGAG TGTGCAGTGACGAGCTGACCCACAAATACAAGGGTTTCACCGTCATGACGGAGCACGAGCGCTACGAGGCGCTGAGGCACTGTCGCTACGTGGACGAGGTTCTGCGAGACGCGCCGTGGACCCTCACACCCGAGTTCCTCGAGAAACACAAG ATCGATTTTGTGGCTCACGATGATATCCCATACTCCTCAGCAGGAAGTGAGGATGTTTATAAACACATCAAGGAGGCAG GAATGTTTGTGCCGACACAACGCACAGAGGGAATCTCCACGTCTGACATCATCACCAGAATCGTCAGAGACTACGACGTCTACGCCCGGCGGAACCTTCAGCGCGGATACACGGCCAAGGAGCTCAACGTCAGCTACATCAAC GAGAAGAAGTACCGACTCCAGAACCAGGTGGATCGCATGAAGGAGAAAGTTCGCACGGTGGAGGAGAAGAGCAAACACTTTGTGTACCGCGTGGAGGAGAAGAGCCACGACCTCATACAGAAGTGGGAGGAGAAATCCCGGGAATTCATCGGCAACTTCCTAGAACTTTTTGGGCCCGATGGAACATGG AAACAGGTGTTCCAGGAGCGCAGCGGTCGAATGCTGTCCTACGCCCTGTCTCCCAGGGAGTCGCCGTGCAACAGCCCTCCCCGCGAACTGTCCCCCCTCCGCTCGCCCTCACCCCCGTCCCCCCCAACACGTTGGCACAGTGCGCGGCCTTCGCCCCCGACCTCCCCCAAAGGGGCGTCCGCGTCCATCAGCAGCATGAGTGAAGGGGACGAGGACGAGAAGTAG